From a region of the Chitinophaga caseinilytica genome:
- a CDS encoding tetratricopeptide repeat protein: protein MRITGILILALSGMIAASCGSQRKSATLIPAPLQQEILAQRADSLFFAAQRSKMLGDYKTAITQYSDYLRLNRDNAAVYYELSRLFMEARNPQYSLGFARRAAAMDSTNKWYQMALAEAFSVNEMFDSAAVVYDRLMKASPQDDDLLFNKGLSLSKARKFAEAIAIFDTLEARVGLNDEIVFQKQRIFMRLDLPDHAAAEVRRLIAQEPEELRYWGLLAEIYEAVDRPAQAKGVYDTILMIDPQHPRALIAIANMEKKNGNEARYRAFLLKAFHNPEFNIDEKVSFVYPYLQMLETDTTKKAEGIMLANLIVESHPDDAKAYALRADMYSQANVPDSALINYKLALDLDSTRFSVWYQLMYLYSRTEQPDSLLRVSSHVMQQFPREFMGYYFNGLANYFKQRYDAAAFALNGALGIGGEKRFVADVYALLGDTYHASGLHSRSDSCYEIVLGMRPKDHIVMNNYSYYLSMRGEKLEKAESLARTAIELKPDSPTYMDTYAWILFRLGRYRDAKLWIEKALEFSDAQQDPDVLEHYGDILFNLNEKEKAMQFWQLAKAKGANSHGLARKIAEKRYIKNIDR from the coding sequence ATGCGCATTACCGGCATACTGATCCTGGCATTATCGGGGATGATCGCCGCTTCCTGCGGCAGCCAGCGCAAAAGCGCCACCCTGATCCCTGCTCCGTTGCAACAGGAAATCCTGGCGCAGCGGGCGGACAGTCTTTTCTTTGCTGCGCAGCGTTCCAAAATGCTCGGCGATTACAAGACGGCCATCACGCAGTATTCCGACTATCTGCGCCTCAACCGCGATAATGCGGCCGTTTATTACGAACTGAGCCGCCTGTTCATGGAAGCGCGCAACCCGCAATATTCGCTCGGTTTCGCAAGGCGCGCCGCCGCCATGGACTCCACCAACAAATGGTACCAGATGGCGCTGGCCGAAGCGTTCTCCGTCAACGAAATGTTCGACAGCGCTGCCGTGGTGTACGACCGGCTCATGAAAGCGAGCCCGCAGGACGATGATCTCCTTTTCAACAAAGGGCTTTCCCTCTCGAAGGCGCGCAAGTTCGCCGAAGCCATCGCTATTTTCGATACTCTCGAAGCGCGCGTGGGCCTGAACGACGAGATCGTTTTCCAGAAACAGCGGATTTTCATGCGGCTCGATCTGCCCGATCATGCGGCTGCGGAAGTGCGGCGCCTCATTGCCCAGGAGCCCGAAGAGCTCCGGTACTGGGGCCTCCTGGCGGAAATATATGAAGCGGTAGACCGGCCCGCCCAGGCCAAAGGCGTGTACGACACCATCCTCATGATCGATCCGCAACATCCCCGCGCCCTCATCGCCATCGCCAACATGGAAAAGAAGAATGGCAACGAGGCCCGGTACCGCGCATTCCTCCTGAAAGCTTTCCATAACCCGGAATTCAATATCGACGAAAAGGTATCTTTCGTATATCCTTATCTGCAGATGCTCGAAACCGATACCACCAAAAAGGCGGAAGGCATCATGCTGGCCAACCTCATCGTGGAGTCGCACCCGGATGATGCGAAAGCCTATGCGCTGAGGGCCGATATGTACTCGCAGGCCAATGTGCCCGACAGCGCGCTGATCAATTATAAACTCGCGCTGGACCTGGATTCCACGCGCTTCAGCGTATGGTACCAGCTCATGTACCTTTATTCCAGGACCGAACAGCCCGATTCCCTCCTCCGTGTGAGCAGCCACGTTATGCAGCAGTTCCCGCGGGAATTCATGGGATATTATTTCAACGGGCTGGCCAATTATTTCAAACAACGATATGATGCCGCAGCCTTCGCGCTCAACGGCGCCCTCGGGATCGGCGGCGAAAAACGCTTCGTAGCGGATGTGTACGCCCTACTGGGAGACACCTATCATGCCAGCGGCCTCCATAGCCGGAGCGACAGCTGTTACGAGATCGTGCTGGGCATGCGGCCGAAAGACCATATCGTCATGAATAACTACAGCTATTACCTGTCTATGCGCGGCGAAAAACTCGAAAAGGCCGAATCCCTCGCCCGGACGGCCATCGAGCTGAAGCCGGACAGTCCCACCTACATGGACACCTACGCATGGATACTTTTCCGCCTCGGCCGCTACCGCGATGCAAAGCTGTGGATCGAAAAGGCGCTCGAATTTTCCGACGCGCAACAGGATCCCGACGTGCTGGAGCATTATGGGGACATTCTTTTCAACCTGAACGAAAAGGAAAAAGCCATGCAATTCTGGCAGCTGGCCAAGGCCAAAGGGGCCAATTCCCATGGCCTCGCCCGCAAGATCGCGGAGAAGCGTTACATCAAAAACATCGACCGTTGA
- a CDS encoding DUF4292 domain-containing protein, translating to MNRKIELPIVASLISLALFSCRSTRITRATFPSDTTAPAARPDSVDTEKAFAEAREIREKVMGNRVSYETFTADVKMDFEDDRGKKGNNLGVNIRMQYDSAIWVRIGGPLNVEGARILITRDSIKVTNRLEGTVMLRSTAEGKELMKLEMGLTELQDLLVGNPVFLGDSVGQVVRTQSIVSFMSKMKDLVSQFNVFADDYAIQQVKLTDADGSRPTPRVVELTYGDFRTVEGRKLAFQRKIYVEEKQVMKVALDFRKMEFNKPVSFPFPIPSSYTRQ from the coding sequence ATGAATCGTAAAATAGAACTTCCAATTGTTGCATCGCTGATCAGTCTGGCACTATTTTCCTGCCGTTCCACGCGCATCACCCGCGCCACCTTTCCGTCAGACACTACCGCTCCCGCTGCCCGCCCCGATTCGGTGGACACGGAAAAAGCCTTCGCCGAAGCCCGCGAAATCCGCGAAAAGGTGATGGGCAACCGCGTGTCTTACGAAACGTTCACGGCCGATGTGAAAATGGATTTCGAAGACGACCGGGGGAAGAAGGGCAATAACCTCGGGGTGAACATCCGGATGCAGTACGACAGCGCCATCTGGGTCCGCATCGGCGGCCCGCTGAACGTGGAAGGCGCCCGGATCCTCATCACGCGGGACAGCATTAAAGTGACCAACCGGCTGGAAGGTACGGTGATGCTGCGCAGCACGGCGGAAGGGAAAGAACTGATGAAACTGGAAATGGGCCTCACCGAACTGCAGGACCTCCTGGTAGGGAACCCCGTTTTCCTCGGCGATTCCGTAGGGCAGGTAGTGCGCACCCAGTCGATCGTTTCGTTTATGTCGAAGATGAAAGACCTCGTGAGCCAGTTCAACGTGTTTGCCGACGATTACGCGATCCAGCAGGTAAAACTTACCGATGCCGACGGCTCGCGGCCAACACCGAGGGTGGTGGAGCTGACCTACGGCGATTTCAGGACGGTGGAAGGCCGGAAACTGGCTTTCCAGCGGAAGATTTACGTGGAGGAAAAGCAGGTCATGAAAGTGGCGCTCGACTTCCGGAAGATGGAATTCAACAAGCCCGTGAGCTTCCCGTTCCCCATTCCGTCGTCTTACACCCGCCAATAG
- a CDS encoding murein hydrolase activator EnvC family protein: MKKFIPLLILVLALAPGMLHAQNQSREELERRKRELQKEMEDAQNMLKETKKSSRENLGQLRALRNKIDVRTRMIRNINEEITFINGDINTALRDVKTLQRDLDTLKEQYAQLVVAAYKNRSSYAFLNFIFSAKSFNDAVKRYKYLQQYRDFRRRQADNIIETQEQLRVKVKNLQDQREKRSTALTTEQAERETLEKDRKEKDEVISKLKGREKELAQDIAQKQRDQKKVQDLIRAVIRKEIEAARKKAEAEELARKKAIEAEKKRKEEERQRALAAAREAAKAAAAQNAANNNNNTAANNKPETPPPPPETKPEPPAPAPEKPTRVYNVLEATPEAAALSENFESNRGKLPWPVETGSIIGYFGIQKNPDIKITEENDGMIFATRKGGNVKAVFSGQVRSVFAIPGGGYAITIKHGQYFTNYVGLSGFSVKSGQSVTTGQVIGTARTNDEESAGVVEVQIYKVDKLQNANTWFRK; the protein is encoded by the coding sequence TTGAAAAAGTTCATCCCGTTACTTATCCTGGTGCTGGCACTGGCGCCGGGTATGCTGCATGCGCAGAACCAGAGCCGGGAGGAACTGGAGCGGAGGAAGCGTGAGCTCCAGAAGGAAATGGAGGACGCGCAGAATATGTTGAAGGAAACGAAAAAATCCAGCCGGGAAAACCTCGGTCAGCTGCGCGCCCTGCGCAACAAGATCGACGTGCGCACCCGGATGATCCGCAATATCAACGAAGAGATCACCTTCATCAACGGGGATATCAACACCGCCCTGCGCGATGTGAAAACCCTGCAGCGCGACCTCGATACGCTGAAGGAACAATACGCGCAGCTGGTAGTGGCGGCGTACAAGAACAGGAGCTCTTACGCTTTCCTGAACTTCATTTTCTCCGCCAAAAGTTTCAATGACGCCGTTAAACGGTATAAATACCTCCAGCAATACCGCGATTTCCGTCGCCGGCAGGCCGATAATATCATCGAAACGCAGGAACAGCTGCGGGTGAAGGTGAAAAACCTCCAGGACCAGCGCGAAAAACGTTCCACAGCGCTTACCACAGAGCAGGCAGAACGCGAGACCCTCGAGAAAGACCGGAAGGAAAAAGACGAAGTGATCAGCAAGCTGAAAGGACGTGAAAAGGAACTGGCGCAAGACATTGCCCAGAAACAGCGCGACCAGAAGAAAGTGCAGGACCTCATCCGCGCGGTGATCCGCAAGGAGATCGAAGCGGCGCGAAAGAAAGCCGAAGCGGAAGAACTGGCCCGGAAGAAAGCGATCGAAGCGGAAAAGAAACGGAAGGAAGAAGAGCGCCAGCGCGCCCTGGCCGCAGCCCGCGAAGCTGCGAAAGCCGCGGCGGCGCAGAATGCGGCGAACAATAATAACAACACGGCGGCCAACAATAAACCGGAAACGCCGCCCCCGCCTCCGGAAACCAAGCCCGAGCCCCCGGCTCCGGCGCCTGAAAAGCCGACACGCGTGTACAACGTACTGGAAGCCACGCCGGAAGCTGCCGCCCTTTCTGAAAACTTCGAAAGCAATAGGGGAAAACTCCCCTGGCCCGTGGAAACCGGTTCCATCATCGGTTACTTCGGCATCCAGAAAAACCCGGATATCAAGATCACCGAAGAAAACGACGGCATGATCTTCGCCACCCGCAAAGGCGGCAACGTGAAAGCCGTGTTCAGCGGGCAGGTGCGCTCCGTGTTCGCCATCCCCGGCGGCGGTTACGCCATCACCATCAAACACGGCCAGTATTTCACCAACTACGTGGGCCTTTCCGGTTTCAGCGTGAAATCCGGTCAGTCGGTAACCACCGGCCAGGTGATCGGTACCGCCCGTACCAACGATGAAGAAAGCGCCGGTGTGGTGGAAGTGCAGATTTATAAAGTAGATAAACTGCAGAACGCCAATACCTGGTTCAGAAAATAA
- the bshA gene encoding N-acetyl-alpha-D-glucosaminyl L-malate synthase BshA, with translation MRIGIVCYPTYGGSGVLATELGKALADKGHLVHFITYQQPVRLNAFHANIYYHEVQVPTYPLFDFPPYESALSSTMVDVILNQKLDLLHVHYAIPHASTAYMAQQIVAKQGRHIPFITTLHGTDITLVGKDKTYAPVVTFSINESDAITAVSNNLRDETYKSFPIEKDISVIYNFVDTARFKRRELPHFRQAIAPNGEKILLHVSNFRKVKRVPDVVKVFRQVRDVMPAKLLLVGDGPDRPMIECMCREMGLCDDIRFVGKQEQLEDVMSISDLFLLPSEYESFGLAALEAMASQVPVLSSNAGGLPEINIDGVTGYSSPVGDVDQMAAHAIAILQDEKLLASLRAGALEQALRFHIDNIIPQYEALYDTVLQQSVVRN, from the coding sequence ATGCGCATTGGAATTGTATGCTACCCTACCTACGGCGGTAGCGGCGTATTGGCGACGGAACTGGGCAAGGCCCTGGCCGACAAGGGGCACCTGGTGCACTTTATCACCTACCAGCAACCCGTCAGACTGAATGCTTTCCACGCCAATATTTATTATCACGAAGTTCAGGTCCCCACATATCCGCTGTTCGATTTCCCGCCTTATGAAAGCGCACTCAGCAGTACGATGGTGGACGTGATCCTCAATCAGAAACTCGACCTGCTCCATGTTCACTACGCCATCCCCCACGCCTCCACGGCATATATGGCGCAGCAGATCGTTGCCAAGCAGGGCCGGCATATCCCTTTCATCACCACGCTGCACGGCACAGATATTACGCTGGTGGGGAAAGACAAGACCTACGCGCCCGTAGTCACCTTTTCCATCAACGAGTCTGACGCCATCACGGCCGTGTCCAACAACCTGCGGGACGAAACCTACAAATCGTTCCCCATCGAAAAGGACATCTCGGTGATTTACAATTTCGTGGATACCGCGCGCTTCAAACGCCGCGAGCTCCCCCATTTCCGTCAGGCCATCGCCCCGAACGGCGAAAAGATCCTCCTCCACGTATCCAACTTCCGCAAAGTGAAACGCGTTCCGGATGTGGTGAAGGTCTTCCGCCAGGTGCGCGACGTCATGCCCGCCAAGCTCCTCCTTGTGGGCGACGGGCCAGACCGCCCCATGATCGAATGCATGTGCCGCGAAATGGGCCTGTGCGACGATATCCGGTTCGTAGGGAAACAGGAGCAGCTGGAAGATGTAATGTCGATCTCCGACCTTTTCCTCCTCCCGTCCGAATACGAATCTTTCGGCCTCGCCGCCCTGGAAGCCATGGCCAGCCAGGTGCCCGTGCTGTCGTCCAACGCCGGCGGCCTTCCCGAGATCAACATCGACGGCGTCACCGGCTACTCCAGCCCCGTGGGCGATGTAGACCAGATGGCCGCTCATGCGATCGCCATCCTGCAAGACGAGAAACTCCTCGCCTCCCTGCGCGCAGGCGCCCTCGAACAGGCGCTCCGCTTCCACATCGACAATATCATCCCGCAATACGAAGCGTTGTACGATACCGTGCTCCAGCAATCCGTAGTTCGCAACTAA
- a CDS encoding M20/M25/M40 family metallo-hydrolase produces MMKPILAVLACISVQSASAQASDSLAIRRLADEVLTRSTAYENLRVLTKQIGGRLAGSPQMVKAEKWGAEALKTAGADKVFTQECMVPHWVRGEKEQARIVSRRRDFVPPLNILALGNSVGTGKKGVTAPVIEIKSFDELEARKSELKGKIVFYNYPFNPTFVKTFHSYGDAVKFRAQGPSRASKYGAVAVIVRSMSHSMDNHPHTGSTRYNDSFPKIAAVAIGLKDADRLSQRIVNDPTMQVFLRTTCEMLPDTIGHNVIGELRGSEFPDQYITVGGHLDSWDNCEGAHDDGAGVVQSIEILRAYKALGVRPRHTIRVVLFANEENGTRGGVKYAALAKENNEKHVFALESDAGGFTPRGFIMEMTDAQRARVKSWTPLLQPYGLYDFDEVGAGVDITPLGRAFGIPMAELSPDSQRYFDIHHAASDTFEAVNKRELEMGAVGMGALIYLVDKYGL; encoded by the coding sequence ATGATGAAGCCAATTTTAGCTGTGCTGGCCTGCATTTCGGTGCAATCCGCCAGTGCGCAGGCGTCAGACTCCCTCGCCATCCGCCGCCTGGCAGACGAGGTGTTGACCCGCAGTACCGCGTATGAGAACCTGCGGGTGCTGACCAAACAGATCGGTGGCCGCCTGGCCGGTTCGCCGCAAATGGTAAAGGCCGAAAAATGGGGCGCCGAAGCGTTGAAGACCGCGGGGGCCGACAAAGTATTTACCCAGGAATGTATGGTGCCGCATTGGGTGCGGGGCGAAAAGGAACAGGCCCGCATCGTGAGCCGCCGGCGCGATTTCGTGCCGCCGCTGAACATCCTCGCCCTGGGGAATTCCGTGGGAACGGGAAAGAAAGGTGTAACGGCGCCGGTGATCGAGATAAAATCTTTCGACGAACTGGAAGCGCGGAAAAGTGAATTGAAAGGGAAGATCGTGTTTTATAACTATCCCTTCAACCCCACGTTCGTCAAAACATTCCATAGTTACGGCGATGCCGTGAAATTCCGTGCCCAGGGGCCCAGCCGCGCGTCGAAATACGGTGCGGTGGCGGTGATTGTGCGGTCGATGAGCCATAGTATGGACAATCACCCGCATACCGGCAGCACGCGGTACAACGATTCCTTCCCGAAGATCGCCGCGGTGGCCATCGGGTTGAAAGACGCCGACCGGCTGAGCCAGCGGATCGTGAACGACCCGACGATGCAGGTTTTCCTTCGAACCACCTGCGAAATGCTGCCGGATACGATCGGTCATAACGTGATCGGAGAATTGCGCGGCAGTGAGTTCCCCGATCAATATATAACGGTTGGCGGTCACCTCGATTCGTGGGACAACTGCGAGGGTGCGCACGACGATGGTGCCGGCGTGGTGCAGTCGATCGAGATATTGAGGGCTTACAAGGCGCTGGGGGTCCGGCCCAGGCATACGATCCGGGTGGTGTTGTTCGCCAATGAGGAGAACGGGACGCGCGGGGGTGTGAAGTATGCGGCGCTTGCGAAGGAAAACAATGAAAAGCATGTGTTTGCGCTCGAAAGTGATGCGGGGGGATTTACGCCCAGGGGTTTCATCATGGAAATGACGGATGCCCAGCGGGCCAGGGTGAAGAGCTGGACGCCGTTGCTGCAGCCTTACGGGTTGTATGATTTCGATGAAGTGGGCGCCGGGGTGGATATTACGCCGTTGGGCCGGGCGTTCGGCATTCCGATGGCTGAACTTTCTCCCGATTCGCAACGTTATTTTGATATTCATCATGCGGCATCGGATACATTTGAGGCGGTGAACAAGCGGGAGTTGGAAATGGGAGCCGTGGGCATGGGGGCGTTGATCTATTTGGTTGATAAATACGGTTTATAA